The window CGGAAATCAGGAAATCGGATAACGACCCGGCGGTCATCAAGGAGCAGAACGACGAAACCAACGAAGTGGTCCAGGGTTTTGTCAACAAGAGCCTGCATCTGGAACAATTTGAAACCGGCGGCAGTTCGCACGTTGATTTTGTCTATGACGAACTCAAAGGGCTATATCTCGAGATACTGGTAAACAAGAAGCCGTGAATAACTGGGATGTTAAAGATGCCTCGTCCTGATTCTTTAAGGCTGGAATCGGGACGAGGTTTTTCATTAACGGAGAATCGGCAATCGGATTGATTTTAGTTAGTATTGTGTCACCGAATTTCCTGGAGCTATAGGGAGAGGATGCTAATTTAACCCACTTAAATCCCATAATTCAACAGTTTTATTATCATTAATTAACGCTAGAGTCTTTCCGTCTGGAGAAAGTTTTACTTTTACGAAAGGGGTAGATGAACATACTGATGAATAAAATGCGCCCAATCTTCTATTTGAGAGAGTGTTATATATAAAAATCAGGCTTTTAGACATATAACCATGTCCTTCTAAGCCTTTAGCGCTATCTGTTCGCCATCCTGCGACCGCATAACGCGAACCATCAGAGTTGAAAGAAATGCTTTCTAAAGAATATTTTTTAATTTTCTTTTCCGATATTAAAGACAATCGGTTCCTATCAAAAACCGAAATGTTGTTATCAATAAAATAAAAATACTTATTCCCAGGGATCAATCCCGCTTCAGAGCCAACAAAAAATGGACGAGTGATTTCTTGTGTTTCTGTTATTTTCCCTGTGCTAATATCCATTTTTTCGGTCGTAATCTGCGTCGATTTCCCTAATCCGTCTATGATAAAAATAAAATTGCCGTCTTCTGTGCTTTCGCCTCCGCCGTTTTCAATAATCGTATTATTAATAATATTTGTCTCTTTAATAACATTTCCAGTAAGATAGTTAAAATGGCATAATTTAATGAAATTAGAAACTAAAACACCCAAAGCTTCTTGATTATTTAGCCAATGGATTTTCACCATGTGGCCTGCCACAGGGAGTTTTACTTGACACACAATGTCACCCGTATCTGTATCTACCACTTTAGCAGGGTTAGAGCGCTCATCATAATTTGAATTTGGGTCACTTTCTAACACCACCTCAAAGCAAACCACATATTTACCATCCGGTTCTCGTATTCCTTTAATACTATGTGCGTCTGGCAGAGAAACGCATTTCACTATTTTTGTTGTTTTAATATCCCTGATATAGGCCGTATTATGCTTTTCAAAAATACGGATGTTTTGTTTGTCGGATAAAAAATAAATATTTTCAGGCTGCTCTTCACACTTAATAATAGGGCCAATAAATTTAATATTCCCAATGACTTCATTTTCCTGGGGCAATGGCTCTTCATTTTGTGATTCGCCTCTCTCGCACCCGCTTATTATCATAAAAGAAAGGCTTAAAACAAGACTATTTATAAACAGCTTCGACATATTTTCCTTTCTTGGATTACGTAATCAAATCACCTATTTCTTACATTCTCCCTTCCCCTTCGAAAGAGTCAATCTATTCGGCTTATTTCCAATATTCCTTTATCACGTGCGTAATCATATAAACCACCCAGCCGATGGCGCACAGGAAGTAAATGATGCGGATGGGTTTGCGTGGATTCTTTAAACCCAGATGCACCAGGACCAACGCCGGAACCCCGATAAAGGTGAAGAATAAAAGAGGCATGGCAAGCATTTTAATGATACGCTCCATAACCGGGCTTGTCTCCACCGGCGGCTCACCTCCGAATAGGGCAATGCCGGCAATAATCAGGATAAACAATACCCCGACGGAAATATACGAGATGGTGATAATTTTAAACCACTTTGCTGGTTTCGTCTCTTTATTCATTTCTTCCATTTTACTTTTTCTTAACAGGGACTTGTAATAGACTTATACGAGACTAAGAAAATAAATTCGTCTCTTAAGAGTCTCGTCAAAGTCCCTGTTAATATTTCTTAATATTTATATAATGGTATATCGCATCTTAAAGACGGGGAATTCGGGAAAACCGCTTCTATCCCCACAGACAAGAAATATTCCAATCCCGCCTGCTTAAACCCGGATTTAATGTATATCTTTGCATCATTTTCCATAATTTCGCTATCCGCAAGATTTATCCATTTATCAGACAGCTTTTCCATTACGCCCATTTTATACTGCGGTTCGGGGCTAAACAGCTTAATATTCACCATGCATTGGGGAGGAATCGCTATCTTATTGCCGTCATTATCCAGGAAAGAGAGCTTCAGGTAAAGAGCATATTCCTCGGTCAGGTTATCAGGGATATCGGATGTCTTAATTATCTCTGCCTTAATTTGCGCAAATGAGGCGGCAACAGGCAACCGGGTATCGGCGGGGCGGCTGAGATTAACCAGCACGATTATCCCGATAGCCAGGAACAAGCCGAATCCGGCAATCAGTTTTAATATGCTTGATGGTTTCATATCATTTTTCTAACAGGGACTTGTAATAGACTTATACGAGACTAAGAAAATAAATTCGTCTCTTAAGAGTCTCGTCAAAGTCCCTGTTAAATACGCATCCTATTTTAAATTATAACTGTAATATAATTGTAAATTTAATATGCCAAATGTCGTGGAGTATAACCTCCCGCCGACCGAGCCCCAGGCGCAGACCGGGTCCCAGCTTCCGTCATTATCTCCACCTACCCTCTGGTGCTTGAGTAAGACATCCTTTAAGGTGTTATTCCATTTCGTCCAGTATTCTGATTTGGTTTCCCTATCCAGATAGTCGCTATGAATAAGCGCCATGGTCATGAAATACCAGTAAAACTGGTTAAGGATATTGTTTTCCAATCCGATAACGGTCCTATCCTGCTGTAATAAGCCTTCATTGCCGGAAACGCCGCGGTAGGGCTCCCAGACCGGAAGATATTTCATCAGGAACTCAGTTGCCTTTTTATCCGTATCCATATATTTATTATGGTTTAGGAGACTGCGCAGTAAAAACCGGGAGGCAATTCCGGTTGCCATGCTGTCATACCCGCCGAAGCAGTAAGAAGGCCCTTCCAGAAAACAGACCCTGCCGGTGGATTGGTTTGTCAGGCGCTCAAGATAGATTTCCACATCCCTTGACTGCGATGGCGGAATCTTCAATCCGGCTGCCTCGCTTGCCACAAATAGCGACATAATATAATAAATGCTCGTGCCGATATCAGTCGGTTCCAGGTAAAACGACCACGGGTAATTGAGTTGCACGCGATAATTACGCGCGTGCTCCAGCGCCTTATTAATAGAAGGGAGCAACGTTTCATCCTTTGTCATGGCATAGGCTTCAACTAAAGCAAGCGTTGAAATACTATGGTTATAACGCCGGCAGATAGGCTTAAGCACCATAGATTTTGCTTTTTCCTGATTAGCCGCATCCAGGTTAATCGCTCCGGTTGAATCCTGGCAGCTCAGGATATAATCGAGTCCCGCCTTGACAAAAGCCCGGTATTTGCCGTATTTATGAGTTGAGCCCGAACCCATGAAAGAAAGCATTGCCAGACCGGTCGCCGCGGCATCCATGAACTGGTCTTCATTGGTAAAATCAGGCAGGTTGAATTCCTTGCCGGAGAACGGATTAAGCCCGGATAAACTCCACCTGCCGTCGAGTGACTGATGGAGTGCAAGCCAGAGAAGCCCGCGTTGGATAGCTTTTTCGGTTTCCTCATTGCCGCCATTCGCCTCAAGCGCTTTTACTTTATCTTTGCCGAAGCGGTTGGCAAAGAGCGTCGGCACTTCCCCAATTGCGCTTTCATCAGGTGCGTTCGTTACCAATAATTTTAGCAGGCTCTTAACGCGCCAGTCTGTTTCATTATAAATAATCGTTTGCAGGGTAATGCCAAAATCACGGCAGTCCATTTCCACCAACGCCGCGGCTATATTAAGCCTGATTTCCGCTGATTGTGAATTACGCATCAGCTCTACCAGCGCTTCTATAATCTTATTACGCAATTCCGCCGGGAACAACTTTATATTAGAAATATTGGCAAGCGCCTGTATCTTGCAAATAGCCGGTTCGGCATCCTCGGTCTCTAACGCGGCCAACAGCTGTTTTACGCAATCATCAAGCGGTGTTTTGGCAGGCGGGAATCGGGAAGCCTGCCGCCCGATTAGTTTCGCCATAAATGCGCGGGCAGCCGGATCGTAGCTGTTGAACCGGTCATTTATCAGGTAATCGATTGTTTCATCATAGTGCTTATACAAATATTGGTTTAAGGCTTCTTCCAGCTCCCATTGGAGGGTGAAATCATTTTCATTCAACACCAGGAGCAGGGTATCGAACGCCTTTCGCGTATCATATTTTGTAATAAATTTCATGGCACTTTGGCGCAGTTCCCAGCCGCCTGACTGGTCCGCCAACGGAATCGTCAGGTATTCTATGGCATTGGCGATAAGGTCAGGATGCTCCGCGGGAATTCCGCCCAGTGCGTTTATTGCCGCCTGCCTGACCATTAAATCATTGTCTTTCAGGGTCTGGATTACGGCGCCGTGAATCAGCCCGCCCTTATTACCCATATCGCTTAAGACATTGATAAGCAGGGCGCGGATAGCAGGATTTGGGAAGTTTATGGCTTTGTCATTCATCCAGGCAACGGATTCATCATCGGTAATACTTGATAGGGCGGTGAAAAGGGCAGACTGGATTTCCTCGCTTCTCTCTTCCGCCAGCGTCATTAACAGCCTGACTGCGGAGAGATTATTGAATCTCCCTATCTTTTCTATTGAGGCGATTTTCCCCGCCGAATCGCCGTTTGACAGGTCATTGGCAAGAGTTTTCAAATCCGGCCCATCAGGGAAAACAGGCAATGCCAATATGACGCCCATTAAAACCAACAATAAGCATTTTATTTTCATAACCAGTTTATTTCCTTTAGTGAAGAATAAACGAGGACGAGTCCGATACCAACGATAATAAGAGGCCCGATAACCGCAAGCACCCGTATAATTTTAGGCGCTGAACTGAAACGCCCGAGAATGCGGCTCCCGCTGACCAGAAGGATTCCAATAGTTATAAGAACGCTGGCCAATCCCAGGCTGAAAGCAAGTATGATAGCCAATCCCCAGGCAATCCGGTTTATCTTAATCGCCATCAAAAGCACGACAATCGCCGCCGGGCAGGGAAGCATCCCGCCGGATATTCCCAAAGGCAATAATGTTCCCAATGTTATTTTTGTGGGGTGATTATGGGAATGCTCATGGATATGTACGCCGGAAGCATCGTGAGTATGACCATTATGAGAGTGTTCATGAGGATGCCGAAGGTGGCTATGTCCGTGCTGTCCTTCGCCACTCCGTAGCTTCGGAACAGCGGAGGATGGCATATCCGGAAATTTAAGCAGGCGCGAGATAAACATCCATATCCCGATGATAACGATAAGTGCGCTGGAAACGATACCGAAGATACCGGATAAAGCGGTATAGCTGATGCTTTGCGCCAGAATCAGGAAAAGGACTCCGGCGATTATCACTACAGATACGTGGGTAAGTGTCACGGTAAGCCCAAGGAATATGGCATCCCAGATGGTTCCTTTGGAACCGATTAAGTAAGCCGCGACAAGGGTCTTGCCATGGCCGGGCGCAAGGGCATGTGCAGCTCCATAAAAGAACGAGATGAGCAAAGCCACCAGGATGACGATAAAATTAAGCTGCGCTTCGCCTAGGAACTTAAGCATCATTTCCTTGGTTTTATCTTCTGCCTGGGCCGGACCCTGAGCGCTCCCGAAAAATCCTCCCAGCGGGTCAGGCGAGCCGCCGAAACCGGGCAGAAGCCGGAAAGATAATGTCAGGTTAGTTTTTTCATCCGTAATCACTCCGAAACCCTGCCTCAACATTTTCATGTTTGCCTCTTCATCAGGCATGTATTTCACCTCGGTCCCGTCCTGGGAAACAACATAGAGTTTAAACGTTACCTGTTTACGCAGGATATTACGGAGCGTTATGGAAATGCGGTGCCATTCATTATCCGGATTTTCTATAAAATGGGCGAAAGGGAAATTAAGCTTAATCCTGTTTGCATCAACTTTATCGCTTCCCGATAAATCGCATTTTACAAAGTCGCTGTATAAAGTAAATGAGACCGGTTTACCGTCCACTTCAACAATAAACTTTTCATCCACCACTCTTTTGGTTAAATCCGCCATGAAAGCAGCCTGTTCATCCATGGAAAGAACTCCATCATTATTTGTATCCATTGCGGTTCGGCAGGGCACGGATTCGATATCACCGTAGAGAATCCAATAATCAACCGTAACCATCGCCTTGACCGTATCACTGTAAGGCCAGAACCTTATCTCAATATAATCGCCGATGCCCATGATATCCTTGTCGGTAATATCATGTGCGAATAGGGGAGTGGAAGTGGAAACCAAGACCGCCAGGTAAATAACGAGCTTAATCAGTTTTTGCATAAGGACGCCTTCTTGATTAATCTGCATACTAAATCCAAAGGCAGACCGACGGCATTGTCCACCCTGCCTTTGATGATTTTAATGTAAGGGTCGCCCTGTTCCTGTATGGCATAACCGCCGGCTTTATCATAATGCTTATAGGATTTCAGGAGTTCCGCCATCCTTTCAGGGGACAGTTTTTTCATATAGACAACGGTTTCCGAATACCCGCCCAGCGCGAGGTTATTCTTTTTATTTATCACGCAAACGCCGGTAATGACCGAATGCCTTGTTCCGGAAAGGGCGCGCAATATCTTTTTGGCGGAGTTGAGGTTTTTCGGCTTTCCGATAAACTTGCCTTTTGAATAAACGATTGTATCCGCGCCGATTACCAATCCGCTCTTTATCTTACCCGCGACGCTTTCTGCCTTTTTGACGGCCAAATCGCATACGTATTGATAGGGCGAAATATTACTCTCCGGAAACTTTTCATGAACATCAGGTTTGATTACGCGAAAGGCAGGAATCCTGCGTTTAAGAAGGGCACGACGCCGTTCAGATGCCGATGCTAAAATGATTTGCATTTAGTATCATTTATCCTTGTTTGCCAGCCACCATCTTTGCCAGTCTACGCAGATATCATATTTGCCGGCTTCGTTCATAGCATTAAGGTTCGGGGCATCACTCCAGCCGGTTATTTTTATGAGCGCCCTGGAAGCCTCCTGTCCGATAAAAATATCGTCATTGGCCAGTTCAATAATCAGGACAGGCACAACGTCGTTTTTACCAATATCTGTAAGCTGTTTTAAAGCATCGTCAAATTCTATCTCCCTTTCAGTCGTTTTCCTTAAGATAGATATTACCTTCGGCTGAAGATCTTCTTTTACGAGAGGCTTAAAATCGCCGACTATTTTCAAACTGCCGCCTCCTCCGGATGAAGCATCGCCTGTCCCTGAAGCGGTTGTAGCACCGGATGCGATAGAATCGTCAAAACCCTTAATAAGTGCAGGCGAAGGATAGACGTAATCAGGCACGGTATCCTTATTCAGCCAGAACATTTTCCATTGCCCCAATATTTCCGCGGGCGTCAATGGTTTCCTCCTGCCCGGGCCGGTTGGGGCAAATTGCTTTTTAGTAAGCGTTTCAAGGGCGCTGAAATACAATTTGGCATCCGGTCCTTCTGGAGCATCAACCAGCAAGTCAATTAAGGCAACTATTCCGATATCTCCTTTCGCCACGACATCTTTATACATTTTTGCGATATCGCCGCTTGTTTTTGTCTTATCCCGCATTGTTTTTATCATCTCGGAAATCTCTGTTTTTAACGCTTCATCTGCTTTCACCCAGTTTTCCACTCCTTTTAGCTTGGGCTTAGCAGGCTCATTTGTTTTTTTAGCCTCATCCTTCGGCTGTTCTTCTGTTGTTTCTTCATCGCCGTTCTTCTTATCTTTTTTATCCGTCTCCTTTGAGCCGGATAATAAAATAATAATCACGATAAGCACTATCACTCCGCCGACAATCCCTCCGATTAAGAGCATTTTATTCTTCTTTTTAGGTTCTTCCTCAAAGCCCTCTTCTCCCTCGCCCTCTTCAGCGCCTTTGCGGGAAGGAAGCTTTTTGCCGAATTTCGAAGCGCCTTTTCCGCCCTTTAGCTTGCCGAGCTTCCCGAATTTAGAGACTGAACCTCCTTTTTGGGCGGCTAATCCGGATTTACCCAATCGGCTGGTCGGGCGGCGTGTAGGCGGGGCTTCTTCTTCAGTTACTTCTTCTTCGGCTGGCGCTTCATTCTGAGGAATCTCTTCCTCAACAAATGCCTCTTTTGGTTTTGGAGGGGGAGCCGCGGCCTTTGGCGGCAGGGGAGAAGGCGGCTTGGTTTGCGGCCTTTGGGGAGGCGCGGGCGGCCTCATTTGGCTTGGCGATGCGGCCTGAACCGGTTTTTGCATCTGCGCCGGCTGAACTGCCGGAGGGGCAACCGGAACAGTATTAATCATCCCGCATTTCTGGCATTTGAATTTTGTCCCTGGTTTCAGGTTGGCAATATTATAACCGACATTACAACCGGGGCAATTAAATACTTTTCTAACTCCGTTTGCCATAAACCACTCCTCATCATTACGATAGATTATTAATTTAACAGCGCACCCATATAATATGCCCTTTTAAATTAATTTGTCAAGATTTTAACATCTCCACAATGCCTTTAACGCCTCCAGAAAAAGTGACTAAAAAACTTGCGCCGCGCTTATTATTAAGTAAGATATGATGCAAAGGAGAATGCCACTATGACGAATTACCCGGAATTTCATTCGCACCGCTGGGCCAGGAACCTGAAAGAAGCCGGAGAACGCGCCCATAATAAAACCAACCTCGACTTGCTCTATAAAGGCGACTTTGCCAACCCCAGGAAAATATTTCCGGGGCTTAAAGTGATGGCGGCATTCTGGAAATCCGAGGAAGAAATGATGCGCTGCCGTTTTGATGTGATGGCAGAATACGCCAAAATGCCCGAACTCACACAGGGAAAGGATTTTTCCGAAAACTTAAAAATTAGTTTCGATAAATTTATCCAGGATGTCAAAGAACTTGTTAAACGGAATAAAATACTTCCGGAAAAAAGCCTGGAAGAAGCCATTAAAGCCAACCCGCCGAAAACGCCTGATAACTGGGCGGATATATTAAAACAGTTGTTTAAGGATACCGAAAAAGCGGTGGCCGAAGGGAATATGCCGGAAGAATTGCTTAACCGCTGGCTTATTTTCTGCCTGCAGGGGATAATCGCGTATAACTACGGTTTAATCAAACAAGCCGTCCTTTGCGGATTAATCCTGAAAAAACACGGTGAAAAGAAAATGGATGAAATCATAGAAAAATCACGCGATGATTACGGATGGCGTTTAAGCCGCATATTTTTCCGGGAAGTGTTTCCGGCCGCTGATATCACCGATATGACGGATTTGCAAACGCTCGGCCGTTATGGGATGTTCGCAGACCAGGAAGTCATTACCGAGGAAAAAATGCCTCCGGCGGATAAAAAAGATACCGAGCCGAAAGTAAAGACATCGCAGTTTCTCAACTGCCAGGAATACAGCATATTCGACACAGTATTTAAATTAATGAAAGTACCGGTTAATCATGCCGGTGTGGGCATGTGCGCTTATTGCGAAGAACACGGAAGGAAAAACACCCAGCTATTCGTTCCGCCAAGCATGCACCCGGAAACGAAGCTCTTGCAGGCGTTGGCATTGGGCGCGGATAAATGCATATTTGAAACCAAGCTTTATCCGGCCAATGATATGGAACGGTTTATGGAAGCACAAAACAAAGTATTTGGAGAGGAATAAGTTATGAGATTAAAAGACAAAGTTGCCATTATTACAGGGGCGGGTTCCGGGATAGGCGCGGCATCAGCCGTTCTTTTTGCCCAGGAAGGGGCGAAAGTCGCGGTGGTGGACTTAAACCATAAAGGTGCCGAGGAAGTTGCCAAGCAAATAAAGGCAAAAGGCGGCAAAGCAATCGCACTCAAGGTAAATATCGCCAGCACGGATGAAGTCGATAAGATGGCTGAAACCGTTTTGAAAGAATTCGGCACTATAGATATTTTGGTGAACAACGCCGGCACGAATGAATTCGTCCCGTTCCCTGTCCTACAGGAAGCGGATGTCGCCAAGATAATGGATATTAATTTCATGGGCGCATTCAGGTGCGTCAAGGCGGTGCTTCCGACCATGACCGAGAAGATGTACGGAAAGATCATCAATATCACCTCGGTAATGTCGGTAATCGCCGGCAAGGGGCAGAACGCCTACAACGCCTCCAAGGGCGCTTTGAAGATGCTTACCCAGGGTATGGCTTATGACTTGGCGAGTTACAACATCAATGTAAATGCGGTCGGGCCGGGCATGACCAGAACCGGCTTGACAAAAAACCTCTTTGCCAACCCCGACCGGGTCAAGTGGTTTGAGGAAAAAATACCGCTGGGCAGGCTGGGGACACCGGAAGATATGGCTCCGGCAATACTTTTCCTGGCATCCGATGAATCGAGCTATATTACCGGGCAGACTATATTCGTCGACGGCGGAATGGTAGCAACCAGATAATCTTTAACTTAATAGAAAAGGAGAAACATATGGCAACAGTGCAGGAAGTGGTAAACGGATTGCCGGGTTTATTCAACACGGCCCGCGCAAAAGGCTACAACAGGCAAATCCAGCTTAATATCACGGGTGAAGGCGGGGGACTCTGGTGGCTTGAGATAAAAAACCAGGTCTGCACCGTTAATCAGGGAAAACTGGAAAATGCCAAACTAATCCTGGAAATGGAAGGTAAAGATTTTATCGATTATTTTACGGGCAAAGTGCATCCTATGGAACTGGTCCGCTCCAAAAAGATGAAATTTACCGGTCCGATGACCGAAGGCATTGCCTTTAATGCCATCTGGAATATACCGGTTGTTCCACAATAGCAATATTTTGTTTTCCTATGTTATTAGCGGAACTCAAAAAACATACGGATGCAATATCCGCGCTTGTTATTTCCCCTGACGGAAAGCATATGGCATCCGGCGGCAAAGATACTGTCATCCGATTATGGAAAATCGATGGCGACAAGTTCACGCCGTTGCGCGAGTTCGCCGGACATACCGATGCAATAAACACGCTGGCGTTTTCCGCTGATAATAAATATCTTGCCTCAGGCAGCAAGGATACCACCATTATCCTATGGGATATTGAAACAGGAGAAATATTAAATACGGTAAAGGATTATACCCAACCGGTACTGGCGGTAGCCTTTTCACCTGACGGCAAATACATGGCATCCGGCAGCTGGGATAATACAATAAAACTTTGGTCATGCGAAACTGGTGAATGCGTAAAAACATTATTAGGGCATACCGACTGGGTAAGAACGATTGCCTTTTCGCCGGACAGCAAATATCTTGTTTCGGGAAGCAGCGATAAAACAATAAAATTATGGTCTCCGGAAAAAGGCGAGTGCCTGAAAACGCTCAGTGCCCATTCGCAAGCCGTCCTTCGCGTTTGTTTTTCTCCGGACGGTAAATATATCGTATCGGGCGGCATGGATAATACCGTAAAAATCTGGTCGGCTGAAAAACTGATTATCTTAAATAATCTACCGGGTCATACCCAGCCGATATCAAGCATCGCGTTCTTCCCTGACGGGAAACACATTATTTCAGGAAGCGAAGACATGACCATCCGCTGCTGGACCATCGATAAAGGCAAATGCATAAAAATATTGAATTCCGGCAATAAAATAATGTCGTTAGCCGCATTGCCGGACGGCAAGCACGTGATTTCCGGAAACGCCGACGGCACGCTGCAAACCTGGACTATTGAGACGGGCAGCTTTATCAAAAGCCTTCCCGGGCATAGTAACTGGGTAAAATCGCTGGCTTTTTCCCCTGACGGGAAAATCATCGCTTCCGGCAGCCACGATAACATGATAAAGCTCTGGTCAGCAGAAAAGCATGCCTTCATGAAAAATATCGAAGGGCATGCGGATTCGGTAATGTCCGTATCATTTTCCAAAGACGGCAAATACCTGGTTTCCGGCGCCGATGATAAAAGCGTGCGGGTATGGAATGTTGAAACAGGCGAATGTATAAAAACACTGCGGGGTCATACCGAATCGGTCCAAAGCGCTTGCTTTTCCAATGACGGGAAAATAATTGTATCAGCCAGCAGCGATAAAACAGTAAAAATATGGTCCGTGGAAAAATGGGAGTGCATAAAAACTTTGGAAGACCATGCCCAGCCGGTTTGGGTGGTTGCTTTTTCCCCTGACGGGCAATATCTGGCTTCAGCCGGGAATGATAATAACATAATCTTATGGACTGCCGGTAATTTTGAATTCTCAAAAATACTTAAAGGGCATGTCGGCTGGATTAAAACGCTGGCATGGTCCCATGACAGCAAATATTTGGTGTCCGGGGGAAACGACATGACTGCGCGCCTATGGTTAATCCCCTTAAGCAAATGCATGCAGATATACAAAGGCCATTCACGCTGGGTATTATCTGTCGCGTTTTCAATCGACGGTAAAATTATCGCCTCTGCCGGCGCAGACAATGCGATTAAAATATGGAGCCCCAATTCCGATAAATGCCTGAAAACCATCGTTTC of the Planctomycetota bacterium genome contains:
- a CDS encoding SCP2 sterol-binding domain-containing protein, whose translation is MATVQEVVNGLPGLFNTARAKGYNRQIQLNITGEGGGLWWLEIKNQVCTVNQGKLENAKLILEMEGKDFIDYFTGKVHPMELVRSKKMKFTGPMTEGIAFNAIWNIPVVPQ
- a CDS encoding SDR family oxidoreductase → MRLKDKVAIITGAGSGIGAASAVLFAQEGAKVAVVDLNHKGAEEVAKQIKAKGGKAIALKVNIASTDEVDKMAETVLKEFGTIDILVNNAGTNEFVPFPVLQEADVAKIMDINFMGAFRCVKAVLPTMTEKMYGKIINITSVMSVIAGKGQNAYNASKGALKMLTQGMAYDLASYNINVNAVGPGMTRTGLTKNLFANPDRVKWFEEKIPLGRLGTPEDMAPAILFLASDESSYITGQTIFVDGGMVATR
- the maf gene encoding septum formation protein Maf, with the protein product MQIILASASERRRALLKRRIPAFRVIKPDVHEKFPESNISPYQYVCDLAVKKAESVAGKIKSGLVIGADTIVYSKGKFIGKPKNLNSAKKILRALSGTRHSVITGVCVINKKNNLALGGYSETVVYMKKLSPERMAELLKSYKHYDKAGGYAIQEQGDPYIKIIKGRVDNAVGLPLDLVCRLIKKASLCKN